In the genome of Ignavibacteria bacterium, one region contains:
- a CDS encoding DUF4159 domain-containing protein has product MKSLIILIVFLLISENVFSQTDGVKKNSFPFKIARLKYSGGGDWYNDPSAEVNMMDYLKKNTVIDVDKPEFYSVDVSSDDIFNYPFILLTGHGNITFSDAEAKRLRKYCESGGFLFADDDYGMDESFRKEIKKVFPDKELKEIPFNNPIYNCHYSFPNGLPKTHEHDSKPAQGFGIYDANGRICVFYIYESNITDGWADPREYNDPPEKREEAMKMGTNIIVYSLMY; this is encoded by the coding sequence ATGAAAAGTTTAATTATCTTAATAGTATTTTTGCTTATATCAGAAAATGTTTTCTCGCAAACTGATGGAGTTAAGAAAAATTCTTTTCCATTTAAGATTGCAAGATTAAAATATTCAGGAGGCGGAGATTGGTATAATGACCCGTCTGCCGAAGTAAATATGATGGACTATCTGAAAAAAAATACTGTCATCGATGTTGATAAGCCTGAGTTTTATTCCGTTGATGTTTCATCCGATGATATATTTAACTATCCTTTCATTTTATTAACAGGTCACGGGAACATTACCTTCTCGGATGCTGAGGCGAAACGTCTGAGGAAATACTGCGAGTCAGGCGGATTTCTATTTGCGGATGATGATTACGGTATGGACGAATCATTCAGAAAAGAAATCAAAAAAGTTTTTCCCGATAAAGAATTAAAAGAAATTCCTTTTAATAACCCGATATACAACTGTCATTACAGTTTTCCAAACGGATTGCCGAAAACTCACGAACACGACTCAAAACCGGCTCAGGGTTTCGGCATATATGATGCGAACGGGCGTATTTGTGTTTTTTATATTTATGAATCGAACATCACAGACGGCTGGGCCGACCCGCGCGAATACAACGACCCTCCCGAAAAACGCGAAGAAGCAATGAAAATGGGAACAAATATTATCGTTTATTCTTTGATGTATTAA
- a CDS encoding PAS domain S-box protein, which produces MIIVSVLTEKIIQRNITQEKIIKERTENLEKEISERIKKENLLSESEIKYKNLLNNEPVAVLRWNLLDNRVDYANKEFTRQSGYTMEEYDKLSDEQSISMIYPDDREMLFGFYRDWSASDYKESQSVTYRIINREGKIIWLDTFLYAERNKEGAVKFINQICYDITDKKLTEESLIKSKERYQSFIENSNEGIYRIEFDIPVDLKKAEDEVIKSIYRFGYIAECNNVFGKMYGYKDASSLIGDEIARIFGYDPKKNNSATTIFKDFIPNNFKTNDFVTEEIVGENKKYFRKNLVGIIKDDKLMRIWGIQQDISELRIVQEKNRAFSRAIEQSPDAIVIMDTNFKIQFTNPKFEEITEFDEIEIQNKRPFIILKENTPDTLRKEILRTLLSGKVWTGEYANQTKSGKKYWEFATLAPIKNEQGEITNFVYIKKDISDRKKFEAELVEAKIKAEEANKIKDEFIANMSHEIRTPMNGIIGMIQLLEMSKLDEEQVDCIETIKYSSDLLLKIINDILDFSKLEFGNVRLNYERFNLKEVGKNIYNIFANEAKSRGLDFRISLNSDFNYLVAGDIHRVNQILINLISNSLKFTSSGFIELIINENYKNQHKVIMDFKVKDSGIGIPQEKFGMLFESFTQLENPYTKKHMGTGLGLAIVKKIVDLMKGVICVDSEPGRGSEFAVQLTFDLVKN; this is translated from the coding sequence TTGATTATTGTATCAGTATTAACTGAAAAAATCATTCAGAGAAACATTACGCAGGAAAAAATAATCAAAGAAAGAACGGAAAATCTTGAAAAAGAAATAAGTGAAAGAATAAAGAAAGAAAATTTACTTTCAGAAAGTGAGATTAAATATAAAAATCTTCTGAACAATGAACCGGTTGCGGTATTGAGATGGAATTTACTGGATAACCGTGTTGATTACGCAAATAAAGAATTTACGCGTCAGTCCGGTTATACTATGGAAGAATACGATAAGCTCAGCGATGAGCAAAGCATAAGCATGATTTATCCGGATGACAGGGAAATGCTCTTTGGTTTTTACAGAGACTGGTCAGCATCAGATTATAAAGAAAGCCAGTCAGTTACTTACCGCATAATAAACCGCGAAGGAAAAATAATATGGCTTGATACGTTTCTTTATGCCGAGCGCAACAAAGAAGGTGCAGTTAAGTTTATTAATCAGATTTGCTATGACATAACTGATAAGAAGCTAACGGAAGAATCTCTTATAAAGAGTAAGGAGCGGTATCAATCATTCATTGAAAACAGCAACGAAGGAATTTACAGGATTGAATTTGACATACCTGTGGACTTGAAAAAAGCTGAAGATGAAGTCATAAAAAGCATTTATCGTTTCGGTTATATTGCGGAGTGCAACAATGTATTCGGGAAAATGTATGGATACAAAGATGCATCATCACTCATCGGGGATGAAATAGCCCGAATATTCGGATATGACCCGAAAAAAAATAATTCTGCCACTACCATTTTCAAAGACTTCATTCCAAATAATTTTAAGACAAATGATTTTGTTACCGAGGAAATTGTCGGAGAAAATAAAAAATATTTCAGAAAAAATCTTGTTGGAATTATTAAGGATGATAAGTTAATGCGCATATGGGGAATTCAACAGGACATAAGCGAATTGCGGATTGTGCAGGAAAAGAACAGAGCTTTTTCAAGAGCCATTGAGCAGAGCCCCGATGCAATTGTAATTATGGATACGAATTTTAAAATTCAATTTACAAATCCTAAGTTTGAAGAGATTACGGAATTCGATGAAATTGAAATACAAAATAAAAGACCGTTCATAATTTTAAAAGAAAACACACCGGATACTTTAAGAAAAGAGATTTTGAGAACTTTACTGAGCGGGAAAGTATGGACAGGGGAATATGCAAACCAGACAAAGAGCGGAAAAAAATACTGGGAGTTTGCAACACTTGCCCCGATAAAAAACGAGCAGGGCGAGATAACAAATTTTGTGTATATTAAAAAAGACATCAGCGACAGAAAGAAATTCGAAGCTGAGCTTGTCGAAGCGAAAATAAAAGCCGAAGAAGCAAATAAAATCAAAGATGAATTTATTGCAAACATGAGTCATGAGATAAGAACGCCAATGAACGGCATTATCGGCATGATTCAGCTACTGGAAATGAGCAAGCTTGATGAAGAGCAGGTTGACTGCATAGAAACGATTAAATATTCTTCCGACTTGTTGTTGAAAATCATAAATGATATTCTCGATTTTTCAAAACTTGAGTTTGGAAACGTGAGACTGAATTACGAGCGTTTTAATTTAAAGGAAGTCGGCAAAAACATTTACAATATTTTTGCAAACGAAGCTAAGTCGAGAGGATTGGATTTCAGAATATCTCTGAATAGTGATTTTAATTATTTAGTTGCAGGCGACATCCATAGAGTAAATCAGATATTGATTAATTTAATCAGCAATTCATTGAAATTTACATCAAGCGGATTCATTGAACTCATCATAAATGAGAATTATAAAAACCAACATAAAGTAATAATGGATTTCAAAGTCAAAGATTCGGGGATAGGAATTCCTCAGGAAAAATTCGGAATGCTTTTCGAAAGCTTTACGCAGCTTGAAAATCCTTATACCAAAAAACATATGGGAACTGGTCTCGGTCTTGCAATAGTCAAAAAAATCGTTGACCTTATGAAGGGAGTTATATGCGTCGATAGCGAACCCGGTAGAGGGAGCGAGTTCGCAGTTCAATTGACATTTGATTTGGTGAAGAATTAA
- a CDS encoding YHS domain-containing protein translates to MKKKIFLSLIAFIAIATLSFVNNSNAKVEYINSCCCAQCVCTDCGNCCSQGNCENCADCSSCCTSSNCSMPHNSDGTSQGIETMSPDSAICMVSGEPLESGKGVGFTYLGKEYKFCCAGCIEEFKAEPMNYLKDEIQCPVMEGAAKKDVSTVVDGVKYYFCCAGCDDKFKANPEKYMNGSVEKESKHEGHH, encoded by the coding sequence ATGAAAAAGAAAATATTTTTATCGTTGATTGCATTCATTGCAATTGCAACTTTATCATTTGTAAATAATTCAAATGCAAAAGTTGAGTATATAAATTCATGCTGCTGCGCTCAATGTGTATGTACTGATTGCGGGAATTGCTGTTCTCAAGGAAATTGCGAAAACTGCGCAGATTGTTCATCTTGCTGTACATCTTCAAATTGTTCAATGCCGCATAATTCAGACGGAACTTCACAAGGAATTGAAACAATGAGCCCTGATTCTGCTATCTGCATGGTATCTGGAGAGCCGCTTGAAAGCGGCAAAGGCGTAGGATTCACTTATCTCGGCAAAGAATATAAATTTTGCTGCGCGGGATGCATTGAAGAATTCAAAGCCGAGCCCATGAATTATTTGAAAGATGAAATTCAATGTCCTGTTATGGAAGGCGCTGCAAAAAAAGATGTCTCAACGGTTGTTGACGGTGTGAAATATTATTTCTGCTGCGCAGGATGTGATGACAAGTTCAAAGCAAACCCTGAAAAATACATGAATGGAAGCGTTGAAAAAGAAAGCAAACATGAAGGTCATCATTAA